In Hippea jasoniae, the genomic window AGGCTTCCAATTCTTACAGAAAGTTCAACAAGCTCATAGGAGTTTTTTAGATTTGTGTAGGTTTTTATTTTCTCCACAACCATCGACCCGGCAAAAAACAACAGAATCAGTGATACTATTGCTATTACGCCTGTGAGTTTGGTTTTGATACTTACATTACCCATACACACCTCCTTCTTTTTGAATTTAAGATTAATCTAATTTTTTAAAATTCAACCCTCTTTATGGGTTGAATTTTGAGTATTGCCGGGTCTGTTGTATGGAAGCGGTATATAGTTTACCGATTGGGTTGCAGTAGGCTGAGGATAAAGGCTCATTAAAGCATAAACCTCATCAGGTAGCTGTGTTGAGACTTTAAGACCCAATTCTTTTGCATGCTCAACGGTTATGGGAAAATCGTGCGTCCATTTGCCGCTTGAAAGCTCTGTTGCAATTCTGTCTGCATCGTTGTCGCTGTAGCCTTTCTTTATTAGAAGGCTTTTAACTGTGTTGTGCATCTGGGCAAGTGCTTTTTCGCTCATGTCGATCTTTATTAATGTTTCATCATTGATATCTTTAATCTCTTTAAGCTCTTTGATTTTTTTGATTGATGCAGCTGGCTCTCCCCCAAGTTGTGGGTCCACAGGTCCCAAAACTGCATAGCTATCCATTAAAATCTCATCGGCTGCCAGAGCTATCAAAGTGCCGCCGCTCATGGCATAATGAGGAACTATAACCCTGACTTTTGCCTTTCTGTCTGCTAAAGCGTTGGCAATTTGAGTTGCAGCTAATGCTACACCACCGGGTGTGTGAATAATCATATCGATTGGCATATCCTCTGGCGTCATTCTAATAGCCCTCAGAATTGCCTCAGAATCCTCTATATCTAAAAACTTCATTGAGAAGAAACCAAACAGCGATTTTGTCTCCTGCCTGTGAATTAATGTTATAACCCTGCTTGAGTGTTTCCTTTCAA contains:
- a CDS encoding SDH family Clp fold serine proteinase; translation: MHVVDTLIGQLFWIIFFIMLFYPYFKSQSLEGQRIRLIRQLERKHSSRVITLIHRQETKSLFGFFSMKFLDIEDSEAILRAIRMTPEDMPIDMIIHTPGGVALAATQIANALADRKAKVRVIVPHYAMSGGTLIALAADEILMDSYAVLGPVDPQLGGEPAASIKKIKELKEIKDINDETLIKIDMSEKALAQMHNTVKSLLIKKGYSDNDADRIATELSSGKWTHDFPITVEHAKELGLKVSTQLPDEVYALMSLYPQPTATQSVNYIPLPYNRPGNTQNSTHKEG